A portion of the Algisphaera agarilytica genome contains these proteins:
- a CDS encoding PilN domain-containing protein: MTRVDFLPESYHRVQQRRGRLFRQVILLGATVGCLAVATIGLKAHTANQLRTAERLEETVEAERAALGLITGLDHERQALQKSFDLKRELDPPLTYAQVLAAFGHALPEGVAVSELAMTSVRPEPERITAEESKGRKQNKEKADEKREPHLIGLELRGLAPDDLTVAQLVSALDEHPMFGRVTMRFSEGVQMQGLIAREFSLTATVDLDREFRWTSDVTEEVAHAD; encoded by the coding sequence ATGACACGGGTCGACTTCCTTCCCGAATCGTATCACCGCGTCCAGCAGCGGCGTGGCCGGTTGTTCAGGCAGGTCATCCTGCTGGGCGCGACCGTCGGCTGTCTCGCGGTGGCGACGATTGGCCTCAAGGCACACACCGCCAATCAGCTGCGGACCGCTGAACGCTTAGAAGAAACCGTTGAAGCCGAGCGCGCGGCGCTGGGGCTGATCACGGGCCTGGACCACGAACGCCAGGCCCTGCAGAAGTCGTTTGATCTCAAGCGTGAGCTCGATCCCCCGCTGACCTACGCCCAGGTCTTGGCGGCGTTTGGCCACGCCTTGCCCGAAGGTGTCGCGGTGTCCGAGCTGGCGATGACGTCGGTCCGCCCCGAGCCCGAGCGGATCACGGCCGAGGAATCCAAAGGACGTAAGCAAAACAAAGAAAAGGCAGATGAAAAGCGAGAGCCTCATCTGATCGGTCTGGAGCTCCGCGGGTTGGCGCCCGACGACCTGACGGTCGCGCAGTTGGTGTCGGCCCTGGATGAACACCCGATGTTTGGACGCGTCACCATGCGTTTCAGCGAAGGGGTCCAGATGCAGGGGCTGATCGCCCGTGAGTTCAGCCTGACCGCGACGGTGGACCTCGACCGCGAGTTCCGCTGGACCAGCGATGTGACGGAGGAGGTGGCCCATGCAGATTGA
- a CDS encoding GspH/FimT family pseudopilin translates to MMKHQPHPARRRSAAYTLVEVLLVVTILGIVSVSVIPSMLTAGEMGVQAAARVIVADLLYAQNEAIAQQASHKVVFDVANNSYQIQDQNGTPLTVDWLGGSANNYIVDFANDQRFQGVTITAVDFGVTTPNEISYDNLGGPSTGGSITIQFDRQSYRIDVAEFTGRVTVTQI, encoded by the coding sequence ATGATGAAACACCAACCACATCCTGCTCGACGACGTAGCGCGGCTTACACCCTCGTTGAGGTGCTGTTGGTCGTCACGATCCTGGGGATCGTCAGTGTTTCGGTGATCCCGAGCATGCTGACGGCCGGCGAGATGGGCGTGCAGGCCGCGGCACGGGTGATCGTGGCCGACCTGCTCTACGCCCAGAACGAAGCCATCGCCCAGCAGGCATCACACAAGGTGGTGTTCGACGTGGCCAACAACTCCTACCAGATCCAGGACCAGAACGGCACGCCGTTGACGGTCGATTGGCTGGGGGGCTCGGCCAACAACTACATCGTGGACTTCGCCAATGACCAGCGGTTCCAGGGCGTCACCATCACAGCGGTTGACTTCGGGGTCACCACCCCCAACGAGATTTCCTACGACAACCTCGGCGGCCCCTCCACGGGGGGAAGCATCACCATCCAGTTCGACCGACAGTCGTACCGGATCGATGTGGCCGAGTTCACCGGACGGGTCACCGTGACCCAGATTTAG
- the pilM gene encoding pilus assembly protein PilM: MGECGVRLMQLSTRGGQVKVIAAARASLPQEMNAGSEGYHAALAAAIQQAYSEGGFSGNRVVTSLPVSSVQCKNLRLPMMPADELDSAVKWEAQDRFRMGKGQCCVQHMHAGNVNQGDEVRQELILLAAKLDQVESHVAAVTDCGLRPVAIDAVPSALARLSAMRQTLLSAESNGSEVQVILDIGQSATKVLIALDGQVRFYKPIEIGEGTFDSVLSGAMSISLDEARELRRGIAAMAGDSEDPSDSPNAEQSAKVMEALQPTLSELSREVGLCLRYYGVTFRGARPGHADLVGGGATPWLVSALGESAGLSLSLDQPLGGVDLSAVRDVIKPGTEGAWAVAAGLSIRDHMQQFTANPGADQDEESSVFTENATTKEVAA; the protein is encoded by the coding sequence GTGGGCGAGTGCGGCGTCAGGCTGATGCAGCTGTCGACCCGCGGCGGCCAGGTCAAGGTGATCGCGGCGGCCCGGGCATCGCTTCCCCAGGAAATGAATGCGGGTTCCGAGGGATACCACGCCGCGCTGGCCGCGGCGATCCAGCAGGCCTACAGCGAAGGCGGTTTTAGCGGGAACCGCGTTGTCACCTCGTTGCCCGTGTCGTCGGTGCAGTGCAAGAACCTGCGTCTGCCCATGATGCCCGCGGATGAGTTGGACTCGGCGGTGAAGTGGGAAGCCCAAGACCGCTTCCGTATGGGCAAAGGCCAGTGCTGCGTCCAGCACATGCACGCGGGGAACGTCAATCAGGGCGATGAGGTCCGTCAGGAACTGATTCTGCTCGCCGCGAAATTAGATCAGGTGGAAAGCCACGTCGCTGCGGTCACCGACTGCGGGTTGCGTCCCGTGGCGATCGACGCGGTGCCGTCGGCGCTCGCTCGCCTGTCGGCGATGCGCCAAACCCTTCTATCCGCCGAGTCGAACGGGTCCGAGGTTCAGGTGATCCTGGACATCGGGCAGAGCGCGACCAAGGTATTGATCGCCCTGGATGGCCAGGTGCGGTTCTACAAGCCGATCGAGATCGGCGAAGGCACGTTTGATTCGGTCTTGTCCGGAGCAATGTCGATTTCGCTCGACGAGGCCCGCGAGCTACGTCGCGGCATCGCCGCAATGGCCGGTGACTCCGAAGACCCGTCTGATTCCCCGAACGCAGAACAAAGCGCCAAAGTCATGGAAGCCTTGCAGCCCACGTTGAGCGAGCTCTCGCGTGAGGTCGGCCTGTGCTTGCGTTACTACGGCGTGACGTTCCGAGGTGCTCGGCCCGGTCACGCCGACCTGGTCGGCGGGGGGGCGACGCCCTGGCTGGTGTCGGCCCTCGGCGAGTCGGCCGGTCTATCGCTGAGCCTGGATCAACCCCTGGGTGGCGTCGATCTTTCGGCCGTCCGTGACGTCATCAAGCCCGGAACCGAAGGGGCTTGGGCGGTCGCAGCGGGCCTGTCCATCCGCGACCACATGCAGCAGTTCACGGCGAATCCCGGGGCTGACCAAGACGAAGAATCTTCGGTGTTCACCGAAAACGCAACGACGAAGGAGGTGGCAGCATGA
- a CDS encoding bis(5'-nucleosyl)-tetraphosphatase codes for MGILQDYSCGVIPCRSGANGKEFLLVQLHAGHWSFPKGHPEAGETPIETARRELREETGLTDITLLESPAFEEMYSFTKRSGKVVEKTVTYYLGELSDPSAEVSVQPEEVADFAWGDAEATMQRMTFAEGRRLFGEVLDYLDVSG; via the coding sequence ATGGGTATTTTGCAGGATTATTCGTGCGGTGTCATCCCCTGCCGTTCCGGCGCGAACGGCAAGGAGTTTTTGCTCGTCCAGCTCCACGCGGGTCACTGGTCATTTCCGAAGGGGCACCCCGAGGCGGGCGAGACGCCGATCGAGACCGCCCGGCGAGAGTTGCGGGAAGAAACGGGCCTGACGGATATCACGCTGCTCGAATCCCCGGCGTTTGAAGAGATGTATTCCTTCACGAAACGATCCGGGAAGGTCGTCGAGAAGACCGTGACCTATTACCTCGGCGAGCTCTCGGACCCTTCGGCCGAGGTGTCGGTGCAGCCCGAAGAGGTGGCGGATTTCGCGTGGGGCGACGCCGAGGCCACGATGCAGCGGATGACGTTTGCCGAGGGCCGACGGTTGTTCGGGGAAGTCTTGGATTATCTGGACGTTTCGGGCTAA
- a CDS encoding type II secretion system protein, with the protein MSARTLKAKGFTLVEILIVVVILGILAAIVIPQFTSASESAKASSIVTQLQTIRSQIELFQIQHNGDYPLLTAATDGTAWDVLTEETNVAGSTTITAGETTYGPYLQKAPVNGFEDSSEIILGTGTALGTAAAGSGWHYNATTGEVKVNMAAAKAIEVGLLDTGETENDDVRGY; encoded by the coding sequence ATGTCGGCACGTACTTTGAAGGCTAAGGGTTTCACCCTTGTTGAAATTCTTATCGTTGTGGTCATCCTCGGCATCCTCGCCGCGATCGTTATCCCCCAGTTCACCAGCGCTTCGGAGTCGGCTAAGGCTTCGAGCATCGTGACCCAGCTGCAAACCATCCGCAGCCAAATCGAGCTGTTCCAGATTCAGCACAATGGTGATTACCCCCTTCTGACCGCCGCCACCGATGGCACGGCGTGGGACGTTCTGACCGAAGAAACCAACGTTGCTGGTAGCACCACCATCACCGCTGGCGAAACCACCTACGGCCCCTACCTGCAGAAGGCCCCGGTTAACGGCTTCGAAGACAGCTCGGAAATCATCCTCGGCACCGGTACCGCCCTCGGCACCGCTGCTGCGGGTAGCGGCTGGCACTACAACGCCACGACCGGTGAAGTCAAGGTCAACATGGCCGCCGCCAAGGCGATCGAAGTTGGTCTGCTGGACACCGGTGAAACCGAAAACGACGACGTCCGCGGCTACTAA